In Rosa rugosa chromosome 4, drRosRugo1.1, whole genome shotgun sequence, the genomic stretch TGATTTTATGTTAGTGTATTGGAAATTTATATGTTACAAGTTGTCACTTGGATTGAATTAAATTGTAAGCTGTATACCGTATTCGaattcaaatatttatttttgaatatttgaaattacaAGCGAGCGACttatgattgaaaaaaaaaaatggagctcATATGAGTGCTTAAAATATAGATTTTGTGGGCTTACATATACTGAAATGCTCTAGTTACTTTTTAGTCTCGGAAGAGAGGAATTTCTTCTCTAGGGTTCCCATAGAGCGCAGCCGCAAAGCCAACCGTCGTGTTCGTGCACCTACGTTCGTCCGGCGGCGCGCGGCGTCTAAGCGAGCCTCCGAGCTGTGCCTGATGCATGtggctgctgccggacgggcacTAGATGCTTTGGGCTCATGAGCAGGTTCCCATAGAGTGTTGCTTTCTTGGAAGATTGGCAGGATGggttgtgatggtggtttcGGTGCCACCCTGAAGCACAGTGGTCGGCCTGGTCAGATCTAGAGCTTGCAATGCTTGGAGGAAGTGATCGTGCGACGCTTGGAGGACGGGATCCTGGTCAGCGTCTTTCATGCGACAGTGGTCGGAGAGGCAACTTTTGGATTTGGCGCGGGTCAACAGCACATGGCATAGTGGGGCGGCGGCATGGCGTGGCAACTGCGACGGCGTGGCGTGGCGACGACGAGGCGTGGCGTGGCGGCTGATCTTCTGCTGTGGCGTAGGGGTTGGTGCACTGGGCTTAGTTGTGGGCCGTGCTGCTAGGGTTTTGAGGAGCACAATTTTTGGGCTGCTCTTTGGGCTTGAGTGATTGGGGTGTTTTGGCCTCTCCTATGTTAGTATTTTGTTGTACTTTGAATAATTCTCTACTTTGTTAGGGAGCTATGCTTCTAGGTTTTTAGCGAGCGTCATCGAGTCTAGTTTACtcggcctatttactatgtagtagTTAATAGTCTATAGGCTTCCTCTACGTGCAtggaaccgtcaaatgattggacctaatctatgtatcactgtgctactaccacaaacttTTTATCTACCCAtcgatggtagagggaggatatgtaatggccctttctggctttagatgaatgATAGTCGCCCAATTTgggtttgttcaaaaaaaaaaaaacatatactgAAATGCCTAAAGCGAGTTTGTACACGCATCGCGTGTGTGCCGGTTGCTAGTATATATACCGTCAACTCGGTTCGGGTAAACTGAGATTTCAAAATCCATAACCTGAGATTGAACCCGAAAATAAGCATATATATGGCCTGAACTAAAACCGAACAGAAAacttaaagaaaaaaaccaaatcaaaccgtcaGTTTCGGTTTAATTCAGGCCGAtactttggttttttttttttttcctgatccAAACGCCTACCCATAGAAACACCAATTTCTATGGGCCTTTGGCTAAAGCCATCAAGGCCAACCATACCTCCACTTGGATGAAACCAAGAAACAACAATCCAACAAACTAGTTCATCTTCCCATCATCCAAGAAGAGGACAACCACTAGACACGATAGACCTCCTCCCTCACCAACCACACAAACAAGTCAAGAAAGGGGAAGCTGAGAATGCGAGATCATTGAGAAGAAAGCCGAGAGGAAGAAAAGGCCCTCAACCTGGTTCCAATGAAACTAGGAACACATCCCCAAGATCTAAGAGAGATCAAATGATAAGAAAAGGTGAATCTTGAGTAAACAACCCAAGCCTAGAAAATTTTTGAGAGAGAAACTCACGTTGTCACTGAATCCTGGTAAGTTCCACAATGTGGTTCGGAGGTTACAATGAGAATATTAAATGACTCATAAACCCTAATGTCAATTGCACAAGACAATTATGTAGTTGGAGACGTGTAATTTCTTTGAACTCCATAAAACTTTTGTGGACGATGATCTAATTGGAGCATTGCATATGAGCATGGTGGCCACACGCCATGTTGGTCTACTATATTAATCTTTACGTATTGTACattttataatcatattataaTATATTATCTGACTAACACATTGATGatcgatgtttttttttttttttttttttgagtggaagacgtcaatagaacTAACACACATACTCATGCAGACATGCACTGTATCCCAGCATAGCCAAACTAATCACTGCACCAAAGACGCACGAACCATTGGGTGTTTTAACTAACCCAGGtacctcaaatctgctggccacgggatggagctgggattcgaactctagacctgggggttccagactaggcagctcgactaacacaccacaccacgtggtttgaTGATCGATGTTATTATGCAACTTTTGGGGCATGGTGACATTGTGTAAACTGTAATATGTCTTCTAATTAACAACCGACCCACGTACCTTGTACATTTATAATGACCCCACGACCTAGAGCTAGCTAGTGTTTTATGGCATTGTGAAATGTGTGACTCTTTCAAACGAGTCATTATTTCCACAAGcgaaagcaaaagcaaaaaatgcaAAGGGTTTCTAGTTTTTTCATTTGGAAATTGGAATGAAAAAGCTGTTGCTCTACGTCTACGGCGCGACTCTGTCTTCCTTGCTTTTGTGGTTTTTTGGTCTGGTCTGTATGATGTTTCGACCAAAAAAAGAGAGACCCGGTTCACGAAGTGGGCCATGCAAGAGACGATATTGGTACATTTCAAACAATTGTTATTCTACCGACCCACGTTACCTTACATTCCTACCAGATGTGTGAACCAATTCCCCATATCAAttcttatataaaaaaaaagactaaatattgtttagtccttgagcttttgaccataaaacacttcagtccctgaccttctaatttctcacgtttagtccctgtacttcaaaatttcagaccaataggttcttgccgtctaaaagtcgcggcgaaatgtctattatgccctcaattttttttttttttaataaatttattcctttctcttttttatatttattctttgttctttattttatttatatattcttttttttttcaaacagaaagaaagaaaggaaaaaaaaaacagaaaaaaaaaaaacagaaaaaaagaaaggggaaaaaaattccttttagaaaaaaaataaaataattaattaattaaaaaaaataactgagggcataatagacatttcgcagtgacttttagacagcaaggacctattggtctgaaattttgaagtacagggactaaacgtgtgaaattagaaggtcagggactgaagtgttttatggttaaaagctcaaggactaaacagtatttagtccataaAAAAAAGCCCCCATATCTATTGCTTAAGGAGTAAGTGTTAAATCAACTTTAGTGTTAAATCAACTTGATATCAAGTGTTACTCAACTTTTCAATAATCTATCTTCAAAGATTTGTTACTCCCACTTTTAGATAATGCAAACAATGTCTTATGTTTTTCTAACCATTacagatgatctatacattagtacttaaaaactgaacggtcgagatgtggatatgagaccaaaaagtgaccctaaactctaacctcgctctgaaatttcaaagcgaggcatcgctctggataaaatatatatatatatatatatatatatatatatatatatatatatatatatatatatataatatgtgtgtgtgtgtgtgtgtgtgtgtgtgtgtgtgtggaagttctcatacttttatatagaatatgtgcatatatattctaaaaaacaagtgacaacggttgaccaattcgatcggattcgaaaatatggtgaaattggctaatttttttaccacactcgtaatttattgtaataatcacatccaacggtcggttttttcattttatttgaatttatagaggttgctctttggagtgtatgatatataaatataggtttataagagtaacgaagtttgacctagttgatcgaattcgaaacgagaactaaattgaatggattttttacaaccactataaaacattacaatctctccatcgagcggttggtttctccaaatttatCTTCCACTCTATGGTTGCTTTataatggacctcaacaatttaaatgcaatgtataagtcatacaactttaggaggcaaattggtataggccaacgtatttgtaattaaaattgaaatttttatcttatgtccatgcacatccattgactgaatatttatatacgtgacgtgaaaaaataagcacattTCGCGGTCatcatgtcatcggtcaaccaagaagacatacaagtgacaacggttgaccaattcgatcggattcgaaaatatggtgaaattggctaaattttttaccacactcataatttattgtaataatcacatccaccggtcggttttttcattttatttgaatttatagaggttgctctttggagtgtatgatatataaatataggtttataagagtaactaagtttgacttagttgatcgaattcgaaacgagaactaaattggctggattttttacaaccaccataaaacattacaatatcTCCATCAAGTGGTtgatttctccaaattcatcttccacttcatggttactTTAggatggacctcaacaatttaaatgcaatgtataagtcatataactttaggaggcaaattggtatacgccaacgtatttgtaattaaaattgaaagttttatgttatgtccacacacatccattgactgaatatttacatacgtgatgtgaaaaaataagcacgtttcgcggtcgttatgtcatcggtcaaccaagaagacatacaagtgacaacggttgaccaattcgatcggattcgaaaatatggtgaaattggctaaattttttaccacactcataatttattgtaataatcacatccattggtcggttttttcattttatttgaatttatagaggttgctctttggagtgtatgatatataaatataggtttataagagtaactaaatttgacctagttgatcgaattcgaaacgagaatcaaattagctgaattttttacaatcataatttattataataatctcatccaacgatcggttttcccattttatttaaattgatagaGGTTTAtttttggagtgtatgatatataaatataagtttataaaaaatattatctttaaagatttatttgtaaataaagcccgcaaggcccgcctcaaaaaagcccgcaaggcttagcccggcccggcctgaaaaagcccgcaaggcccgcattaaatggatgggcttggatcattcaatttacaataaagcccggcccgctaCTATTTAAAAATGGAGTAAGGCCCGGCTCGgcccgttgatgaggcctacaTGCTGGTTCGAATTTCATCGATGCTGATTGGAGtttaaatctcaatctattcttGATGGTTAGGGGGGAGAAACCGTTTTGACATGAACGGATTAGACTTTGGGCCTACGAAGCCTTTGAGGATACCGTGTGATctcaatagaaaaaaaaaattatgttttttttttaagacaacAATTTATTAAGACTGAAGATTAAACATGTTATCGCATTTTCTTTATATCGCCTTTATATGGAAATGACAGACTCTGGAActgacaaataaaaaaaaaaaaaaaaaaaaaacctaaggTCTGGATTTAGAGCTTCCTATGTTGTTTCACCTATCAAGAAAAGGGACAGTAGCCTACAATTTAATCCTAGCCATGGCTCATAGGGTGCACAACATCTTCTTCCTATGACATAGAACCAGTGGCCAAAGTATCTCACTGAGACCAGTTATGCCAAAAAGCATAAGCTGGCACAATCCAAGGAAGAAACCCGCCTTAATCATCAACACCAGAAGCAAGACAACATTAATAGGAATACATACAACAATAGCATGCCTAAGAAAAGAGCTGGTCCACATTATGACATTAACCATGGCATAAACCCGCCATATAGACGCAGTCCACCTAAGTAAGGTCAGGCACCAATGGACACAACCTAGTTAAGGTGGACTGCTTCTCTTGTGGTTTGAAAGTCATAAGCGAATATTGAATGACTTGTGAACCCTAATCTCAATGACATGACAATTATATATGTAGTTGAAAACGTGTAATTACTTTCAATTCCATAAAATTTTGTGGATGATGATCTAATAGGACCATTGCATGTGAGCATGGTGGCCATGAACCCTAATCTCAATGACACAAGACAATTATATACGTGGCTGAAAACATGTGGGAGAAGCTCTAATGAGGATCTTTAAAATCAAGACTAATTGAAAACTTTCTAATCAACAGATTGTGAGACctacttttcgattacatttcggcaaatcaaccgttagatgtttaggtatgcatgagtagatcatttctgattttttttttttttcaaattgctaatcgttaaggtaccgaATTAATTAGATCAAATCAGTGGACGAACACAATTTGTCAAACCTGAACTGTTCACGTttataaatgataaatcacgattatgaatgccttaacgattttcaatttggtcaAAAATTAGTAGAAATTATCTACTCATGAATATCTAAGCATCTAACAGTTGATTTAccgtgatcgaaaagtgagtcccaCAATCGTTGATTAGAAAATTTTCAACTAATCATCAttagtttctaaaaaaaaacaaaaaaactagtCATCATTAGAGTCTCACCCGAAAACGTGTAATTACTTTGAATTGCATAAAATTTTTGTGGATGATAATCTAACTGGAGCATTGCATATGAGCATGGTGGCCACAACCCGCAACATGGCGTGTTTGGGGATATATGGGTAGCGGAAATCACAACATATTGTCAAAGATGCCAATTTGGTGGTACCAAGAGTAAAGTAAAGCTAAGCCAAGCTAACCCGTTCAAGTTTTCATGCTTTTTCATGATCAAAACTAAGCCAAGCTAAGGTATGAAAAAGTAAAGAGTAAAGATTAAAAGGATGTGAGACATGATTCGTAGAGAATCATAAATAAATGATTTCAATGTTAttgttccttttctttctttctcatttttctGATAATGTCCCTTCTATTATTTCTCTTGAAGATAATCTATGGATACATAACACACATAATAAATGTTAAATGATCAATAAGATAATTGAAACTTGAAAAATTATTCAATTTAAATGCTCCATCATATGTCGTTTTTCTCTCATATGTCAATCGACTCAATCATTTGAATCACATTCGTTGTTTTCGGTCATAATTaatattaaaaatttaaaaagttaTGTACATTTACAAGGGAAAAAGTTTAAAGAAGCACAACAATCACAGGATGTGATACGTGGTTCATTGTACGTAGATTAAGTTAATGAACCGGAGAAATGAATATTTGGAAACACTCACAAAATTCATGGCTCGATCCAATTTACAATTTATGATTTTTCTTTAACTTGAAAAACAATGTCCACTAATGATGAATTACAAACACTATTTGCGCTCCTCAATATAATCTCCGCACTTCACTGCTCTCACATGACACTAAAACAGCAACATTTCCTATTATTCCTCGACACTAAAATAGCAACATTTTCTATGATTTCTCTCTTATTAATTATGTaagtaaatttttatttttcgatgaaattaaaagaaaatatataaaaaataatactGAAAAATAAGAGCCGAAAACGTGTCGATCACAACTGTAAAGGAAATGTCGTTGCTAATGATTCCTTACACCGTTAAACCCAAACAAGCGCGTTATCTAATCACAGCCGTGTTAACCGAAACGGTAATTACAGACGGTGTTAAATGATCAATAAGATAATTGAAACTTGAAAGATTATTCAATTTAAATGCTCCATTATATGTCGTTTTTCTCTCATAACATGCATGTATAGATGTCAATCGACTCAATCATTTAAATCACATTCGTTGTTTTCGGTCATAAtattaaaaattcaaaaagtTATTTACATATAAATCTTAAATAATTACATGCAAGGGAGAAAATTCAAGGAAGCACAGCAATCACAGGATGTCATACGTGGTTCATTGTACGTAGATTAAGTTAATGAACCGGAGAAATGAATAGTTGGAAACACTCACAAAATTCATGGCTCGATCTAATTTACaatttcatgatttttcttTAACTTGAAAAACAATGTCTACTAATGTTGAATTACAAACACTATTTGCGCTGCTCGATATAATCTCCGCACTTCACTGCTCTCACACGACACTAAAACAGCAACATTTCCTATTATTCCTCAACACTAAAATACCAACATTTTTCCATGATTCCTATCTTAATATGTaagtaaatttttatttttcgatgaaattaaaagaaattatctaaaaaataacaataaaaattaAGAGCCAGAACGTGTCGATCACAACTGtaacggtgcgtttggatgagaaaattatgaaatccataagaatttataaatgatggaatctttaactttattaatctaaaattccattaattgcaatttctgttGTTTAGTTGTATCTATTtaagatttgaaatgtgtaataaattaagaaagtttaaaacaaataaaaaaataaaatagaaaaaagccttgttttggaaatgaaaattgaatactgcaaataaattcgtaaatgacacctattttggtggaaattgaagtggagaatttaaataatgaattccttcgttttttttcaacagagaaatttaaaattttcaatctgataATGTCAAACGAGAGAATTAGCTTGTAGGAATTATAAAATCCTCACTtttaattaaattccatcatttttttccctcatccaaacacactctaaaaGAAATTTCGTTGCTAATAATAGGCAAATGCCAAGAGATTTTGGAAACCCCAAAATTACTGTCCGCCAATGATTCCTTACACTGTTTAACCCAAACAAGCGCGTTATCTAATCACAGCCGTGTGTTAAAACGGTAATTACAGACGGTGACAGCCCAGACTTTCATTCAGTGCGACGCGCAGACCACGTTTCCTGCTGTGCTGTCCCAAAAACGACTCACGCTAATCTCGGTAAACGCGGTTGTACCCTATCCCTGCCCACACGTTTACACCGTCAACCAAGCTAAGACCCCAAATTTGTCCTATATATAATCCTCTTCCTCCTGTCTCTCTCTTCCAAAATCAAATCTCAAATCTCTTGTCTTGTTTCTGtttgagagagaaacagagaccCTCAAAACATCACATTTTCATTTCTTCCATCTTCCTCTTCTGTTGGTTATTTCGCAAATCACAATGGCTCGTTCCGCTTTTGTTTTGATCACCATGTTCGCCCTCGTCGCCGCCTCGGCTTTCGCTCAGGCTCCTTCCGCCACTCCTAAAGGTGAGGCTCCCACCGCCCAGCAGACTCAGCCTCCGACCACCCAGACCACTCAGCCTCCGACCCAACAACAGACTCAGCCTCCGACCCAACAACAGACTCAGCCTCCCCAGCAAGCTCAGCCTCCCCAGCAGGCCCAGCCTCCGACTACCCAGCAGACCCAGCCTCCGACCACCCAGGGTCAGGCTCCGACCAACCAAAACCAAGGTCAGGCTCCAACCTCCTCCAAGACTACTCCTTCCTCAGCCCCAACACCCTCGGCCTCCTCCCCCTCCTCATCTTCATCCGACTCTCCCACTTCGTCCCCAACCAGCTCCTCCCCACCGGCTCCACCAGCCGCAACCCCATCATCAACCGACGCCGCCGCCCCATCCGCCTCCCCGACCGGCACCGCTGCTGCACCCGCCTCCGCCGCAACCAGAGTCTACGCCGCCGGATCCGTGGCAGCCGTCGCCGTCGCGGCATGGCTGTTGCACTAGATCTGCTCACTTCCGGATGACGTCACGGCTTGGTTTTTGGCTCACATCAGCAGAGAAGGTTGCGGATCTCCTCGTATTGTTAGGGTTAGGAaaataatttattattattattattattgctATTATATTCGAACGGAATTTATTTTAGCGGATTTTAGAGGATTTATGATTCGGTGATTAGAGATTGATGGACGGTGTTGATTTGGTTGTACGGTGGTTTCTACGgtgaatgatgatgatgatgatgacattATTTGATTACTATTATTAGTGGCTCTGTTATTAATTATTAATATTACTGCGGATTTTATGCATTGAAttgatttgtttaattttaatgatgatgattattattttttttttttttgaaaggtaatGATGATGATTATATTAAGGTTGAGGTGGGTTTTTGTTGGTTTGGATTTGATACCGACAGTGGAGCTGGGAGAGTGATGGGTTTTTAATGATTATTTTATTGGGTTTGAGGATTCAGGTTGGTTTCTTTGTCGTG encodes the following:
- the LOC133744231 gene encoding glutenin, low molecular weight subunit-like; translated protein: MARSAFVLITMFALVAASAFAQAPSATPKGEAPTAQQTQPPTTQTTQPPTQQQTQPPTQQQTQPPQQAQPPQQAQPPTTQQTQPPTTQGQAPTNQNQGQAPTSSKTTPSSAPTPSASSPSSSSSDSPTSSPTSSSPPAPPAATPSSTDAAAPSASPTGTAAAPASAATRVYAAGSVAAVAVAAWLLH